The stretch of DNA CAAGTAATAATTTCTACAGTTTATTGCATTATTTATTAAGTCTATATTTTTTTGTAAAAATATGCCATTTTCAATAAATGGAATATTTAACTCTTTTACTGTATAAGTATTTTCCTTGAATTTTGTTTTCTTAAACCTATCTCTTTCATCTCTTATTAATATTTCGTCGTTATTCTCTATTTTCTTTACGTCATTATCATTATTTTTTAGACATATTAAATCTGCCTTTGCTTCATTATTTTGATAAATTCTATATACAGTTTTAAATCCAGGATTTGAAATTTTAATAGAATCTTCTGAAAGTTTTATAACTGGTTGATTATCTATCTCAACAATTTTATAAACTCCTCCAAAACAAGGATTTGATTTGCTTACAGCAATTGCATCTCCAACTCCAAAGTAATCTACGGCAGCTTCTTGCTTTAATAAAGTTGATATTAAATCTTCATCTAATCCATTTGTAAGAGTTATTGTTGCTTTTTTTAATCCTGCTTCATCTAAGATTTTTCTACATTTTTTAGATAAATAAGCTAAATCACCTGAATCAATTCTTATTCCATATATTCCATTATAACTATCATCTATTCCATTTTCTTTAAATGATTCTATTGCATTTTTTATCCCTATTTCTAGTGTATTATAAGTGTCTACTAATAATATAAGAGTATTTTTCTTTCTATTTTTTCTTATTTTTATAAATGTATCAAATGCTTTTTTTTCTGCTTCTTTTCCTACTCCAAAAGTTTGAATATATGAATGCGACATTGTCCCTATACTTGGAATATTATATTTATATTCTGTAACTAAATTAGAATGATTAGCACATCCTCCTATAAAAGCTGCTTTATTTCCATTTATACTACTATCAAATCCATGAGCTCTTCTACTTCCAAATGAAGATACCGGAACATTTCCTGCAGCCCTTGTTACTCTAGATGCTTTAGTTGCTACTGCCATTTGATGATTAATAATATTTAGTATTGGTGTTTCTAATATTTTTGCTTCAATTAATGGTGCTTTTATTGTAATTATTGGTTCATTTGGATAAGCTATCTCGCCATCTCTCATAGCATATATACTACCTGTAAATTTTAAATTTGATAAAAATTCTATTAATTTTTCCTCTTCTAATATTTTTGAAAAATACATTTTCTTCTCTTTATAACTTGTATTATTTAAAATTCTAACTAATTCAATAACATCATTTACTCCAGCTACAACTGC from Hypnocyclicus thermotrophus encodes:
- a CDS encoding nicotinate phosphoribosyltransferase; the encoded protein is MEKEIILTDFAKVINSDRYQYTESDIYLEEGLNEKIATFDVFFRKTEDGGFAVVAGVNDVIELVRILNNTSYKEKKMYFSKILEEEKLIEFLSNLKFTGSIYAMRDGEIAYPNEPIITIKAPLIEAKILETPILNIINHQMAVATKASRVTRAAGNVPVSSFGSRRAHGFDSSINGNKAAFIGGCANHSNLVTEYKYNIPSIGTMSHSYIQTFGVGKEAEKKAFDTFIKIRKNRKKNTLILLVDTYNTLEIGIKNAIESFKENGIDDSYNGIYGIRIDSGDLAYLSKKCRKILDEAGLKKATITLTNGLDEDLISTLLKQEAAVDYFGVGDAIAVSKSNPCFGGVYKIVEIDNQPVIKLSEDSIKISNPGFKTVYRIYQNNEAKADLICLKNNDNDVKKIENNDEILIRDERDRFKKTKFKENTYTVKELNIPFIENGIFLQKNIDLINNAINCRNYYLQNLLTFSEERKRLIKPHKYKIDLSQDLYNLKYNLIDIISNQIEK